The Amycolatopsis mongoliensis genome includes a window with the following:
- a CDS encoding DUF4139 domain-containing protein: MPTVEAPIAAVTVYPQQARITRRGKAPLDGGPRLTFAGLPLSLDPGSVRVTGTGPALIAGVDVRTERHASPADAALRALVEQRRADQATLDGVVDDEAAEAMKVDLLTSLAKRSGGSFAKALAAGTAEPSRVAEVTDALSSRLASALKARRVLSDRITRLREDLAALDRRIESHSARSEEDSTSVVVELEISDPSGSAELEMSYVVPGASWEPGYDIRVRGTEVSVTSYGLVSQHTGEDWPECELALSTARPAVSVVVPELSPWYLDRVHPVPVAPAAAYGGSGGGIPEGARTRGFAALAAAPMAPKFASVEQGTTAVTYRPSRPVAVPSGAQGHRTTLAQLSLTAVLGYVTAPVLAEEAYLRATVVNSSSSALRPGRASVFHDAEFVGTTVLEPWAPGEELELALGVDDRIRVERELVRRTASKATLSGQKRREAEYRISVGNHGPREAVVTVLDQAPVSRDDTITVKDVKTSPEPVETSALGEFTWKLTLAAGETGVVTLSYRVDVAKGVELSGWRE; the protein is encoded by the coding sequence ATGCCGACCGTGGAAGCGCCGATCGCCGCCGTGACCGTCTACCCGCAGCAGGCCCGGATCACCCGCCGGGGCAAGGCGCCGCTCGACGGCGGGCCACGCCTGACCTTCGCCGGGCTCCCCCTGTCGCTCGACCCGGGCTCGGTGCGCGTCACCGGGACCGGTCCCGCGCTGATCGCGGGCGTCGACGTGCGCACCGAGCGGCACGCTTCGCCGGCCGATGCCGCGTTGCGGGCACTCGTCGAGCAACGGCGCGCCGACCAAGCCACGCTCGACGGCGTCGTGGACGACGAAGCGGCCGAAGCGATGAAGGTGGATCTGCTGACTTCGCTCGCGAAGCGCAGCGGCGGCAGCTTCGCGAAGGCGCTGGCGGCCGGGACCGCCGAGCCGTCGCGCGTCGCCGAGGTGACCGACGCGCTGAGTTCGCGGCTGGCCTCGGCGTTGAAGGCGCGGCGGGTTCTTTCGGACCGCATCACGCGGCTGCGCGAAGACCTCGCCGCGCTCGACCGCCGGATCGAGTCGCACAGCGCACGGTCCGAAGAGGACAGTACGTCGGTGGTCGTGGAGCTGGAGATCTCGGACCCGTCGGGGTCGGCGGAGCTGGAAATGTCCTACGTGGTCCCCGGCGCGAGCTGGGAGCCGGGCTACGACATCCGGGTCCGCGGCACCGAGGTGAGCGTGACGTCCTACGGGCTGGTCAGCCAGCACACGGGCGAGGACTGGCCGGAGTGCGAGCTGGCGCTGTCGACCGCGCGGCCGGCGGTTTCGGTGGTGGTGCCGGAGCTTTCGCCGTGGTACCTGGACCGCGTCCACCCCGTCCCGGTAGCCCCGGCGGCGGCTTACGGCGGTTCTGGTGGCGGGATTCCGGAGGGAGCGCGGACGAGGGGGTTCGCCGCTTTGGCCGCCGCTCCGATGGCGCCGAAGTTCGCGTCGGTGGAGCAGGGGACGACGGCGGTGACGTACCGGCCATCGCGTCCGGTGGCGGTGCCGTCGGGGGCCCAGGGGCACCGGACGACGTTGGCGCAGCTTTCGCTTACGGCTGTGTTGGGTTACGTGACCGCGCCGGTGCTGGCCGAGGAGGCTTATCTGCGGGCCACGGTCGTGAACTCGTCTTCTTCCGCGTTGAGGCCGGGGCGGGCTTCGGTGTTCCACGACGCCGAGTTCGTGGGGACGACTGTGCTCGAGCCGTGGGCGCCTGGGGAGGAGCTGGAGCTGGCGTTGGGGGTGGATGACCGCATCCGGGTCGAGCGCGAGCTGGTGCGACGGACGGCTTCGAAGGCGACTTTGTCGGGGCAGAAGCGGCGTGAGGCCGAGTACCGGATTTCGGTGGGGAACCATGGGCCTCGGGAAGCGGTGGTCACCGTGTTGGACCAGGCCCCGGTTTCGCGGGACGACACGATCACCGTGAAGGACGTGAAGACGTCGCCGGAGCCGGTGGAGACGTCGGCGCTGGGTGAGTTCACGTGGAAGTTGACCTTGGCGGCGGGTGAGACCGGGGTGGTGACGTTGTCTTACCGGGTGGATGTCGCGAAGGGCGTGGAACTCTCCGGCTGGCGCGAGTGA
- a CDS encoding YdcF family protein, with product MLPEHLHADVRTLWDYHDLRHEPRRSDVGIGLGSRDPGVAVHTAELFHAGRFPLVVFTGANAPTTVERFPRGEAVHYREIALELGVPDDVILVEPAARNTGENILLTRRLLADRDIRSVTLVTRPYQQRRAYATAKRLWPGVGVVCASKAVSFEDHLTGEEDADRVISMLVGETQRITEYAARGFVIPQDVPAGVERAFGRLAAAGFTQRMLP from the coding sequence ATGCTGCCGGAGCATCTCCACGCCGATGTCCGCACGCTGTGGGACTACCACGACCTGCGGCACGAGCCACGGCGTTCCGACGTCGGGATCGGGCTGGGCAGCCGCGATCCCGGCGTCGCCGTCCACACGGCGGAGCTGTTCCACGCCGGGCGGTTCCCGCTCGTGGTGTTCACCGGGGCCAACGCGCCGACGACGGTGGAGCGCTTCCCGCGCGGCGAAGCGGTCCACTACCGCGAGATCGCGCTGGAGCTGGGGGTGCCCGACGACGTGATCCTGGTCGAGCCCGCGGCGCGCAACACGGGGGAGAACATCCTGCTCACCCGCCGGCTGCTCGCCGACCGGGACATCCGGTCCGTGACGCTGGTGACGCGCCCGTACCAGCAGCGGCGGGCCTACGCCACGGCGAAGCGGCTTTGGCCCGGCGTCGGCGTCGTGTGCGCGTCGAAGGCGGTGTCGTTCGAGGACCACCTCACCGGCGAAGAGGACGCCGACCGGGTGATCAGCATGCTCGTCGGCGAGACGCAGCGGATCACCGAGTACGCCGCACGCGGCTTCGTGATCCCGCAGGACGTCCCGGCCGGGGTGGAGCGCGCGTTCGGCAGGCTCGCCGCGGCGGGCTTCACGCAACGGATGCTGCCGTGA
- the pdxR gene encoding MocR-like pyridoxine biosynthesis transcription factor PdxR, with amino-acid sequence MDVHIDLSGTRGHRDAIYRQLRAAILDGRIRPGEALPPTRELAQRLAVSRTTVSAAYDRLTAEGFLTGRVGAGTFVTGTSLTRPAPSLVSGVRPLPEWDEVPSPPAPFAPAPEFDFRPGVPDLTRFPFDTWRRLVTQRLRAGQADLMTYGDPQGLASLRTEIARHIGVSRDVRASAAQVVVTAGAQQTTDLVGRVLLRAGDVAAVEDPGYPPPRLVLAARGVRVAPVPVDGSGIVVSAIPAGTRLVYVTPSHQYPLGVSMSLERRLELLDWAERHDAVLVEDDYDTEFRYTGRPLEPLHSLDSRGRVVYVGSFSKVLSPALRLGFLVAPPSLVPALVKARYLTDWHAPNVEQAALAAFMAEGGFARHVRRMRKVYRARHELLSELLAASFADFLTPLPSSAGLHLSALASSDLGGLVRAARREGVRLYSLGDFAVGERRHGLVFGYGAVAAERIGPGLARLRALADGGAG; translated from the coding sequence GTGGACGTCCACATCGACCTGAGCGGGACGCGCGGGCACCGCGACGCGATCTACCGGCAGCTGCGTGCGGCGATCCTGGACGGCCGGATCCGCCCCGGCGAGGCGCTGCCGCCCACGCGGGAGCTGGCGCAGCGACTGGCGGTCTCCCGGACGACGGTCAGCGCGGCCTACGACCGGCTCACCGCCGAGGGGTTCCTCACCGGGCGCGTCGGCGCGGGCACGTTCGTCACGGGTACGTCCTTGACCCGGCCCGCGCCGTCCCTGGTTTCGGGTGTCCGCCCGCTGCCGGAGTGGGACGAGGTGCCGTCGCCACCCGCGCCGTTCGCCCCGGCGCCCGAGTTCGACTTCCGGCCCGGCGTCCCGGACCTCACGCGGTTCCCGTTCGACACCTGGCGCCGGCTCGTCACGCAGCGGCTGCGCGCCGGCCAGGCCGACCTGATGACCTACGGCGACCCGCAGGGGCTCGCGTCGTTGCGCACCGAGATCGCGCGGCACATCGGGGTGTCGCGGGACGTGCGGGCGAGCGCGGCCCAGGTCGTCGTCACCGCCGGCGCCCAGCAGACGACGGACCTGGTCGGGCGCGTGCTGCTGCGGGCGGGTGACGTGGCCGCCGTCGAAGACCCCGGCTACCCGCCGCCGCGGCTGGTGCTGGCCGCCCGCGGCGTGCGGGTCGCGCCGGTGCCGGTGGACGGGTCCGGGATCGTCGTCAGCGCCATCCCGGCCGGGACGCGGCTGGTGTACGTGACGCCGTCGCACCAGTACCCGCTGGGGGTGTCGATGTCGCTGGAGCGGCGGCTGGAGCTGCTCGACTGGGCCGAGCGGCACGACGCCGTGCTCGTCGAGGACGACTACGACACCGAGTTCCGCTACACCGGACGGCCCCTGGAACCGTTGCACAGCCTGGATTCCCGCGGCCGGGTCGTCTACGTCGGCTCGTTCTCGAAGGTGCTTTCGCCGGCGCTGCGGCTGGGGTTCCTCGTCGCGCCGCCGTCGCTGGTGCCGGCGCTGGTGAAGGCCCGGTACCTCACCGACTGGCACGCGCCGAACGTCGAGCAGGCGGCGCTGGCGGCGTTCATGGCCGAGGGCGGCTTCGCGCGGCACGTCCGGCGGATGCGGAAGGTCTACCGCGCGCGGCACGAACTGCTGTCGGAGCTGCTCGCGGCTTCGTTCGCGGATTTCCTGACGCCGTTGCCGTCTTCCGCGGGTCTGCACCTGAGTGCCCTCGCTTCGTCGGATCTTGGCGGGCTGGTGCGCGCCGCGCGGCGGGAGGGCGTCCGGTTGTATTCGCTGGGCGACTTCGCCGTGGGGGAGCGGCGGCACGGGCTGGTCTTCGGTTACGGTGCGGTCGCGGCGGAGCGGATCGGGCCGGGACTGGCCCGGCTGCGGGCGCTGGCGGACGGGGGAGCGGGATGA
- a CDS encoding CBS domain-containing protein — MRIADLLRKKGSAVATVTPETTVTALLAGLAENNVGAMVVVSPEGSIAGIVSERDVVRRLNEHGPGLLDGPVSEIMTKLVASCSPDDSVDQLSVLMTQRRIRHVPVLADGRLAGIISIGDVVKNRMEELEKSQEQLEAYISQG; from the coding sequence ATGCGGATTGCGGATCTGCTGCGCAAGAAGGGGTCGGCAGTCGCGACGGTCACCCCGGAGACCACGGTGACCGCGCTGCTGGCCGGCTTGGCCGAAAACAACGTGGGCGCGATGGTGGTGGTGTCCCCGGAAGGGTCGATAGCGGGCATCGTCTCGGAGCGCGACGTGGTGCGCCGGTTGAACGAGCACGGCCCCGGCCTCCTGGACGGGCCGGTTTCGGAGATCATGACGAAGCTGGTGGCGAGCTGTTCCCCGGACGACTCGGTGGACCAGCTGTCGGTCCTGATGACCCAGCGCCGCATCCGCCACGTCCCGGTCCTGGCCGACGGCCGTCTCGCCGGGATCATTTCCATCGGGGACGTGGTGAAGAACCGGATGGAGGAGCTGGAGAAGAGCCAGGAACAACTGGAGGCCTACATCTCCCAGGGCTAG
- a CDS encoding phosphoheptose isomerase family protein, whose amino-acid sequence MFGREAAELLRRSHAAVFDAIETPAASPLPRPDQSLGSEIVRRLEHIHEQVRIAVANNTTALTLAVEQIAHWMDDKAIVRVLGAGRARLAAAIPANRLAHGGARVYMQDSIVPMPHSLHGGGIIAASASGQTPSVLSALTQARRKNREIRVVGIAAADATSFKQNCDVFIALPGTSGRDGLSALADIEEYAISELLDAIVVAAGRSLGYTDATWRLGHEDLGPATGPYDHLGEAL is encoded by the coding sequence ATGTTCGGGCGTGAGGCCGCGGAACTGTTGCGACGAAGTCATGCGGCAGTGTTCGATGCGATCGAGACACCTGCAGCGTCGCCGCTCCCACGCCCGGACCAGAGCCTGGGTTCCGAGATCGTCCGCCGACTCGAACACATTCACGAGCAGGTACGGATCGCCGTGGCGAACAACACGACCGCACTCACGCTGGCCGTCGAGCAGATCGCGCACTGGATGGACGACAAAGCGATCGTCCGGGTCCTCGGAGCAGGTCGCGCCCGCCTCGCGGCGGCAATCCCCGCGAACCGGCTTGCCCATGGCGGCGCCCGCGTCTACATGCAGGACTCGATCGTCCCGATGCCGCACTCTTTGCACGGCGGCGGCATCATCGCTGCCAGCGCGTCAGGACAGACCCCTTCAGTGCTTTCCGCCCTGACGCAGGCACGCCGGAAGAACCGCGAGATCAGGGTCGTCGGGATCGCGGCGGCCGACGCCACGTCGTTCAAGCAGAACTGCGACGTGTTCATCGCCCTTCCCGGTACGAGCGGCCGCGACGGCTTGAGCGCGCTGGCGGACATCGAGGAATACGCCATTTCCGAGCTGCTCGACGCGATCGTCGTGGCAGCCGGGCGGAGCCTGGGCTACACGGACGCGACCTGGCGTCTCGGTCACGAAGACCTGGGCCCGGCCACCGGCCCCTACGACCACCTGGGGGAGGCACTGTGA
- a CDS encoding TIGR03086 family metal-binding protein has translation MDLRELDRRSLLVLDKLVAAATPADLARPTPCAGWTLADLLRHQVSENHAFATAAREGSAPDWDAGDLGDDAYAAYEASVDDFLDAMADDAVLDRQLTINHFGTFPGTIAAHMHLVDTVAHGWDLARTLGLPYEPDAEAVHVALQLAERIPDEGREKNGSFAHRVDVSADASELDRFLALLGRDPAWTVS, from the coding sequence ATGGATCTCCGCGAACTCGACCGCCGCAGCCTGCTCGTGCTCGACAAGCTCGTCGCCGCCGCCACGCCCGCCGACCTCGCCCGCCCGACCCCGTGCGCCGGCTGGACGCTGGCCGACCTCCTCCGCCACCAGGTCAGCGAGAACCACGCCTTCGCGACCGCGGCCCGCGAAGGTTCGGCGCCGGACTGGGACGCCGGAGACCTCGGTGACGACGCCTACGCCGCGTACGAGGCCTCTGTCGACGACTTCCTCGACGCCATGGCCGACGACGCCGTGCTGGACCGGCAGCTCACGATCAACCACTTCGGCACGTTCCCCGGGACGATCGCCGCGCACATGCACCTCGTCGACACGGTCGCGCACGGCTGGGACCTGGCCCGCACGCTCGGGCTGCCCTACGAGCCGGACGCCGAAGCCGTGCACGTCGCGCTGCAGCTGGCCGAACGCATCCCGGACGAAGGCCGCGAGAAGAACGGCTCGTTCGCGCACCGCGTCGACGTCTCCGCGGACGCGAGTGAGCTCGACCGGTTCCTCGCCCTCCTCGGCCGCGACCCGGCGTGGACCGTCAGCTGA
- a CDS encoding Xaa-Pro dipeptidyl-peptidase produces MKAARTAVLLLALATLPLTAVTAEAADPPGPVFTGGQAQPVFDPADVVREDVWVTAPVDSDHDGQDDLVHAQVVRPRATQQGLKVPVVYQASPYYAGGNDVANHDVDVELYAPGHARAPEGPRVAAHGVGPATPITWRYQDYFTARGFAVVYGESLGTGLSTGCPTTGDVNETIGARSVVDWLNGRTPARDAAGAAAKADWSTGKTGMMGVSYNGTLPNAVASTGVEGLETIVPIAAISSWYQYYRNDGAVVAAGGFQGEDADVLAEYVYTREDRQVCRPVIDGLTRDQDRVTGDYTPFWDVRNYRNDVAKVHASVLAVHGLNDWNVKTDQVGEWYEALKAHGVEHKIWLHQSGHADPYSLRRDVWLATLNKWMSHYLYGVDNGIQNEPKATIQREDLSWTDEADWPAPTTSDVRVYPWPGGTAKGAIDTRNPVPGTAAVETLADDSSKTIEQLAGLASSGNRLLYATSAAKQSVRLSGTARADLALAFDRPAANVSAILLDRAPDGTSHVISRGWTDPQNRTSPARTEPITPGRTYKIGVELMPKDYVLAAGHRLEFLLASSDHDYTLRPKPGAGLALDLTKTSVTLPVTGGKPALRAAFG; encoded by the coding sequence ATGAAAGCCGCACGAACCGCAGTCCTGCTCCTCGCTCTGGCGACCCTGCCGCTCACCGCGGTCACCGCCGAAGCCGCGGACCCGCCCGGCCCGGTCTTCACCGGCGGTCAGGCCCAGCCGGTCTTCGACCCGGCCGACGTCGTCCGCGAGGACGTCTGGGTCACCGCGCCCGTCGACAGCGACCACGACGGCCAGGACGACCTCGTGCACGCCCAGGTCGTGCGCCCGCGCGCGACGCAGCAGGGCCTGAAGGTCCCCGTCGTCTACCAGGCCAGCCCGTACTACGCCGGCGGCAACGACGTCGCGAACCACGACGTGGACGTCGAGCTCTACGCCCCCGGCCACGCCCGCGCCCCGGAAGGCCCGCGCGTCGCCGCGCACGGCGTCGGCCCGGCCACCCCGATCACCTGGCGCTACCAGGACTACTTCACCGCCCGCGGGTTCGCCGTCGTCTACGGCGAGTCGCTCGGCACCGGCCTCTCCACCGGCTGCCCGACCACGGGCGACGTCAACGAGACGATCGGCGCGCGCTCGGTCGTCGACTGGCTCAACGGCCGCACTCCCGCCCGTGACGCCGCCGGTGCCGCGGCGAAGGCCGACTGGAGCACCGGCAAGACCGGCATGATGGGCGTGTCCTACAACGGGACGCTGCCCAACGCGGTCGCGAGCACCGGCGTCGAAGGGCTCGAGACGATCGTGCCGATCGCCGCGATCTCCAGCTGGTACCAGTACTACCGCAACGACGGCGCCGTCGTCGCGGCCGGCGGGTTCCAGGGCGAGGACGCCGACGTGCTCGCCGAGTACGTCTACACCCGCGAAGACCGGCAGGTCTGCCGCCCGGTGATCGACGGGCTGACCCGCGACCAGGACCGCGTCACCGGCGACTACACGCCGTTCTGGGACGTCCGCAACTACCGCAACGACGTCGCGAAGGTGCACGCGTCGGTGCTCGCGGTGCACGGCCTCAACGACTGGAACGTCAAGACCGACCAGGTCGGCGAGTGGTACGAGGCGCTGAAGGCGCACGGCGTCGAGCACAAGATCTGGCTGCACCAGTCCGGCCACGCCGACCCGTATTCGCTCCGGCGCGACGTCTGGCTCGCGACGCTGAACAAGTGGATGTCGCACTACCTCTACGGCGTCGACAACGGCATCCAGAACGAGCCGAAGGCGACGATCCAGCGCGAGGACCTGTCGTGGACCGACGAGGCCGACTGGCCGGCGCCCACGACGTCCGACGTGCGCGTCTACCCCTGGCCCGGCGGCACGGCGAAGGGCGCCATCGACACGCGCAACCCGGTGCCGGGCACCGCGGCCGTCGAAACCCTCGCCGACGACTCGTCGAAGACGATCGAGCAACTGGCCGGCCTGGCATCGTCGGGCAACCGGCTGCTGTACGCGACTTCGGCGGCGAAGCAGTCCGTACGTCTCTCGGGCACCGCGCGGGCCGACCTGGCGCTGGCGTTCGACCGGCCGGCGGCGAACGTCTCGGCGATCCTGCTCGACCGCGCCCCCGACGGCACGTCCCACGTGATCAGCCGCGGCTGGACCGACCCGCAGAACCGCACGTCACCGGCCCGTACCGAGCCGATCACGCCGGGCCGGACGTACAAGATCGGCGTCGAGCTGATGCCGAAGGACTACGTCCTCGCGGCGGGCCACCGGCTGGAGTTCCTGCTGGCCTCCAGCGACCACGACTACACGCTGCGGCCGAAGCCGGGCGCGGGGCTGGCGCTCGACCTGACCAAGACGTCGGTGACGCTCCCGGTCACGGGCGGCAAGCCGGCCCTGCGAGCCGCGTTCGGCTGA
- a CDS encoding HAD-IA family hydrolase, with the protein MNMKTGLVGAFRALLLDCDGVLVDSAVTADLAWRLWADELGLSRDEVLTAARGRRVVEAVRRFVDEDSVALEAERFEKLELSLADGTRACLGATSLTREIAAYGCWAVVTSAHRSVATARLLAAGLPLPPVLIAAEDVSQGKPAPDGFKEAAAALGVDARECLAFDDLEVGVAAAEASGAKALLVRVDAAAAGSISSLADVHMEFSDGFVRVWTPSAD; encoded by the coding sequence ATGAACATGAAAACAGGACTGGTCGGCGCGTTCCGCGCTCTGCTACTGGACTGCGACGGGGTTCTCGTGGACTCGGCCGTGACAGCCGATCTCGCGTGGCGGCTGTGGGCGGACGAACTGGGACTCAGCCGCGACGAGGTCCTCACTGCCGCACGCGGCAGGCGCGTGGTCGAGGCGGTGCGTCGGTTCGTGGACGAAGACTCGGTCGCGCTCGAAGCCGAACGGTTCGAAAAGCTGGAGCTTTCCCTGGCCGACGGGACACGAGCTTGCCTCGGAGCCACGAGCCTGACCCGCGAAATCGCCGCATACGGGTGCTGGGCAGTCGTCACTTCCGCCCATCGTTCGGTGGCCACGGCTCGCCTGCTCGCCGCCGGGCTGCCACTGCCCCCGGTCCTCATCGCCGCTGAAGACGTCAGCCAGGGCAAGCCGGCGCCCGACGGCTTCAAGGAAGCGGCAGCTGCACTCGGGGTCGATGCACGCGAATGTCTGGCATTCGACGATCTGGAGGTCGGTGTCGCCGCCGCCGAAGCATCCGGGGCGAAGGCTCTCCTGGTACGGGTTGACGCGGCGGCCGCAGGGTCGATCAGTTCGCTGGCCGATGTCCACATGGAGTTCTCGGACGGCTTCGTCCGGGTGTGGACTCCCAGTGCGGACTGA
- a CDS encoding SDR family oxidoreductase, which translates to MRVASSERRALVVGAGSGVGLRVAGRLAAAGWHVSGWSRRGTPADVPRPGPEGSLSFQRVDVRDQGAIAAALDHDAPRPEVIVYAVAVARWGTVEAQAPAEWADMVTTNAVGAFTVLHEYHRRFGAAPRQLVGIASDAALFAAAGRSGYHASKSALSTFLDSYREEVRHTGSRVTVIYPGKINTGLSPRAPEVNARALQPDDIADCVLHILSLPEHVEIRSLEMSSVSLPYGVSARQPPP; encoded by the coding sequence ATGCGCGTAGCAAGCTCCGAACGGCGTGCCTTGGTCGTCGGCGCTGGTAGCGGCGTCGGATTGCGGGTTGCCGGTCGACTCGCCGCCGCCGGGTGGCACGTCTCCGGTTGGTCCCGCCGGGGCACGCCCGCCGACGTGCCCCGGCCAGGGCCGGAAGGATCGCTTTCGTTCCAGCGGGTCGATGTCCGCGATCAGGGTGCGATCGCCGCTGCGTTGGATCACGACGCCCCACGACCCGAGGTGATCGTCTACGCCGTGGCCGTCGCCCGCTGGGGAACAGTCGAAGCGCAGGCGCCCGCCGAGTGGGCGGACATGGTGACGACCAATGCAGTCGGTGCTTTCACTGTTCTCCACGAGTACCACCGGCGTTTCGGAGCAGCACCACGACAGCTCGTGGGCATCGCCTCCGATGCTGCTCTGTTCGCGGCTGCCGGAAGGTCCGGCTACCACGCGTCCAAGTCGGCTCTCAGTACGTTCCTCGATTCCTATCGTGAGGAGGTTCGCCACACGGGGTCTCGGGTGACCGTCATCTACCCGGGAAAGATCAACACCGGCCTTTCGCCGCGCGCTCCGGAGGTGAACGCACGTGCTCTGCAGCCGGACGACATCGCCGACTGCGTCCTGCACATCCTGTCGTTGCCGGAGCACGTGGAAATCCGGTCCCTCGAAATGTCGTCGGTGAGCCTGCCGTACGGGGTGAGCGCTAGGCAACCACCACCGTGA
- a CDS encoding AAA family ATPase, with the protein MTQPRSELIGRQAELDLLAELSAQEDGSVVVVAGPSGVGKTKLVESFADSAHAKARYPLTISCSLYRTNWTSALAQMKRGVPRIPANATQEELEAAIFTLARKGGVLLVLDNVDNEHVQYVEEFIERWQEAASGSLLLITAQTDVRAVIPADIPDLLLEGLRQEDDILALLGGLRSRLPVGDLVAAAEKLSGNPQLLLFMRWREPGSVAELEEMVDKLADRNLAQAVEDLVDQTSLPTLFFLALGVHKDTSVSQRLLAALWDHFGSRGAEPFIRSIQMLVDRQFLAPTTPGDYRLHEQVHVNLEKALVNRVGRERVPSLHHYFAEYYRRGLHHSPTSTAFTRFVHHARLAGDLMLIYHTLIDDKIVDRLASSGMVLQVQQELESLAPSLADSGLRADQLVRLYVALGRLCNALSDHDKALSWMEKCAELADRNESAATTNREIWYVSAVAYSNTGQSDSCLQSYFRIVEASIADEDTLGCVSLGYLAHDLKYRDIDEADRLGQLSVDWARSFQSGVILAKNLCSHAETTALLGRLRDAKNMYREAEAIATFHEDKRELGRIRTNWGLAEMLSGSDGLQLVESGMTLSHQLGDRRRSLQGTLYQGVLLARAGQRARARASILQAAKGFGLLHDGRYFAPAVLWLLQVDGVTHSDLWAGLDVSVLRPDTRALAERMQNHPGYRVYADFWHRSLSACIPPRPNGRQAKKDASYRTEPT; encoded by the coding sequence GTGACGCAGCCGCGTTCGGAACTGATCGGACGTCAGGCGGAGCTCGACCTCCTGGCCGAACTCTCTGCACAGGAGGATGGTTCGGTCGTCGTGGTCGCCGGCCCGAGTGGGGTCGGGAAGACCAAACTCGTCGAGTCGTTCGCCGACTCCGCACATGCCAAGGCGCGTTATCCCCTGACCATCAGCTGCTCCCTGTATCGCACGAACTGGACCAGTGCGCTCGCTCAAATGAAAAGGGGTGTCCCCCGGATCCCCGCGAACGCGACCCAGGAGGAGCTGGAAGCGGCGATCTTCACTCTCGCCCGCAAGGGCGGCGTGCTGCTCGTGCTGGACAACGTGGACAACGAGCACGTTCAGTACGTCGAGGAGTTCATCGAGCGGTGGCAGGAGGCAGCCTCGGGAAGTCTGCTGCTTATCACGGCCCAGACCGACGTGCGAGCAGTCATTCCAGCCGATATCCCCGATCTCCTCCTCGAAGGCCTGCGCCAGGAGGACGACATCCTCGCGCTGCTCGGCGGACTTCGTTCACGGCTGCCGGTCGGCGACCTCGTCGCCGCAGCCGAGAAGCTGAGCGGGAACCCCCAGCTGTTGCTGTTCATGCGGTGGCGGGAGCCTGGCAGCGTGGCGGAGCTCGAGGAGATGGTCGACAAGCTGGCAGATCGCAACCTCGCCCAAGCGGTCGAGGACCTCGTCGACCAGACGAGTTTGCCGACCCTCTTCTTCCTGGCTCTGGGCGTCCACAAGGACACCAGCGTCAGCCAGCGGTTGCTCGCTGCACTCTGGGATCATTTCGGCTCCCGCGGCGCGGAACCCTTCATCCGGTCCATCCAGATGCTGGTCGATCGCCAGTTCCTCGCCCCGACCACGCCCGGCGACTACCGGCTCCACGAACAGGTCCACGTCAACCTCGAAAAGGCTCTGGTCAACCGAGTGGGCCGGGAACGGGTCCCGTCCTTGCACCACTACTTCGCCGAGTATTACCGCCGGGGGCTCCACCACTCGCCGACGAGCACGGCGTTCACGCGCTTCGTCCACCACGCGAGGCTCGCAGGTGATCTCATGCTCATATACCACACACTAATCGACGACAAGATCGTCGATCGGCTGGCTAGCTCGGGCATGGTCCTGCAGGTGCAGCAGGAGCTCGAGTCGCTCGCTCCTTCTCTCGCGGACAGCGGCCTGCGCGCAGATCAGCTCGTTCGCCTCTACGTGGCGCTCGGCCGACTGTGCAACGCTCTGAGCGACCACGACAAAGCCCTGTCATGGATGGAAAAGTGTGCGGAACTGGCCGACAGGAACGAGTCGGCGGCGACCACCAACCGCGAAATCTGGTACGTCAGCGCAGTCGCCTACAGCAACACCGGTCAATCGGACTCCTGCCTCCAGAGTTATTTCAGGATTGTCGAAGCCAGCATCGCGGACGAAGACACGCTCGGCTGCGTCTCGCTCGGCTACCTGGCGCACGACCTCAAATATCGTGACATCGACGAAGCCGATCGGCTCGGGCAGTTGTCGGTCGACTGGGCACGCTCGTTCCAGTCCGGGGTGATTCTCGCGAAGAACCTCTGCAGTCACGCGGAGACGACGGCACTGCTCGGCAGGCTTCGTGACGCGAAGAACATGTACCGGGAGGCGGAAGCGATCGCGACGTTTCACGAGGACAAACGCGAACTCGGCCGCATCCGCACCAACTGGGGCCTCGCCGAGATGTTGTCTGGTTCCGATGGCCTGCAGTTGGTAGAGTCGGGTATGACGCTGAGTCACCAGCTCGGGGACCGTCGCCGGTCTCTGCAGGGAACGCTTTACCAGGGCGTTCTGCTGGCTCGCGCCGGCCAACGCGCACGAGCTCGCGCTTCGATCTTGCAGGCGGCCAAGGGGTTCGGGCTGCTGCACGACGGACGCTACTTCGCCCCCGCGGTTCTCTGGCTGCTCCAGGTGGACGGCGTAACCCACAGTGACCTGTGGGCCGGCTTGGACGTGAGCGTGCTGCGGCCCGATACGCGGGCACTGGCCGAACGGATGCAGAACCATCCGGGATACCGAGTCTACGCCGACTTTTGGCACCGTTCGCTGTCTGCGTGCATTCCGCCGCGGCCCAACGGGCGTCAGGCGAAGAAAGATGCCTCGTACCGAACGGAGCCGACATGA